Proteins encoded in a region of the Bacillus sp. T3 genome:
- a CDS encoding cation acetate symporter — protein sequence MIQMLLEPKMLMTILLMGTIVYITYLTKRNTSSSDFFVGGRSFGWFTNGSAIGGDYLSAATFLGIAGLTFQLGYDGAYYAFCFSIGLTLLAIFVAGPLRRFGAFTVPDFLAYRFHSKRARLAAVTVVLAISGFYAAPQLLGAAQILTMFFGTTYEFGIIFTCAVMIFYVGVGGMKGTTLNQALELWIRLGCFILMVAAAIYGGLHYPKILASLTDFTGSIKGTAAFALDGKDVVHDGNSWSGTGNYFPSFWQTISMTIALSLGTMGLPHILLRFYTNPSAKAARKSALMAIGIASVFFFFAVYLGAVGREIYLSGNADPQVIKDLVLGGNNMVIPSTAQALGGKWLLGLVIAGAFAAIFSNLSGLFIASSGALAHDLYATFFRKNITEKERVIAGKVSIVILGILYGALGLMVKNASIGHLVALAFTVAASTFTPIFILGIWWRGMTEKGAIAGLVIGLLVSMYCIFLPTTLPEILQFKIPGIITVPIGFLSVFIVSKLDRKVPADVNDFMKKVHSKESEVA from the coding sequence ATGATTCAAATGCTGCTTGAACCAAAGATGTTAATGACGATACTTCTGATGGGAACGATCGTCTATATCACATATTTAACAAAACGGAATACCAGTTCATCTGACTTCTTTGTTGGCGGAAGAAGCTTTGGTTGGTTTACAAATGGCTCGGCAATCGGTGGAGACTACTTGAGCGCAGCAACATTCCTAGGAATTGCAGGTTTGACTTTCCAATTAGGCTATGATGGTGCATACTATGCATTCTGTTTCTCAATTGGATTAACCCTATTAGCCATTTTCGTTGCTGGTCCACTCCGCCGATTTGGCGCATTCACTGTACCTGATTTTCTAGCTTACCGCTTTCATAGTAAACGTGCAAGATTAGCAGCTGTAACAGTTGTATTAGCGATTTCAGGATTTTATGCTGCACCACAGCTTTTAGGTGCTGCTCAAATTTTAACGATGTTCTTTGGAACCACTTATGAATTTGGAATCATATTTACTTGCGCAGTTATGATCTTCTACGTTGGTGTTGGCGGAATGAAGGGCACAACACTAAACCAAGCGCTTGAGCTTTGGATCCGTCTTGGCTGTTTCATTCTTATGGTTGCTGCGGCGATTTACGGAGGTTTACATTACCCAAAAATTTTAGCATCTCTGACTGACTTTACAGGTTCAATTAAAGGAACTGCCGCCTTTGCTTTAGATGGCAAAGATGTCGTTCATGATGGAAATTCTTGGTCTGGAACAGGAAACTATTTCCCAAGCTTCTGGCAAACTATTTCGATGACAATCGCTCTTTCACTGGGAACAATGGGTCTTCCACATATCTTATTACGATTCTATACAAACCCAAGTGCAAAAGCTGCACGTAAAAGTGCTCTTATGGCGATTGGAATCGCTAGTGTATTCTTCTTCTTTGCAGTTTACCTTGGTGCTGTAGGACGCGAAATTTATCTTTCCGGAAATGCAGACCCACAAGTTATCAAAGACCTGGTACTTGGTGGTAATAACATGGTAATCCCTTCAACAGCTCAGGCTCTTGGTGGTAAATGGTTATTAGGTTTAGTTATCGCTGGTGCGTTTGCTGCGATTTTCTCAAATCTATCAGGTTTATTTATTGCTAGTTCTGGTGCACTTGCTCATGACCTATATGCAACGTTCTTCCGCAAAAACATTACAGAAAAAGAACGTGTTATTGCAGGTAAGGTTTCCATCGTAATATTAGGAATTTTATACGGTGCGCTAGGTTTAATGGTAAAAAATGCGTCTATTGGGCATCTAGTTGCTTTAGCATTTACCGTTGCAGCTAGCACCTTTACACCGATCTTTATTTTGGGAATATGGTGGAGAGGGATGACAGAGAAAGGTGCCATTGCTGGTCTAGTTATCGGATTGTTAGTTTCCATGTATTGTATCTTCCTTCCAACAACATTACCAGAGATTTTACAGTTCAAAATCCCGGGTATTATTACCGTTCCAATTGGATTTTTATCTGTCTTTATTGTTTCTAAGCTAGACCGTAAAGTTCCTGCCGATGTAAACGACTTTATGAAAAAGGTTCACTCCAAAGAATCAGAAGTAGCATAA
- the menC gene encoding o-succinylbenzoate synthase has protein sequence MKIKRVILRHMKLDLLTPFTTSFGTEYDREFILVEVISEDGISGWAESVAMLDPLYNEETLKSNWHILEDYLIPILLQNTINHPDQLTEHYFQHIRGNYMAKAALEGAVWDLYAKMQMAPLATVIGGMKKTIDVGVSIGIKESIEETLEIIGQRLSEGYKRVKLKIKPGWDVELIDRVRQIHPEIPLMADANSAYTLNDIDRLAALDPYHLMMIEQPLAYNDIIDHAELQARLTTPICLDESIHSLEDARKAIKLGSCKIINIKIGRVGGITPSRKIHDLCQSEGIPLWCGGMLESGIGRAHNIAITSLPNFVLPGDTAASSLYWAEDIIEPEVTVENGTIKVPIQPGIGYEASLEKIEKYTISSKIYK, from the coding sequence ATGAAGATTAAAAGAGTAATTCTGCGCCATATGAAACTCGATTTACTTACTCCGTTTACAACTAGCTTCGGAACTGAATATGATCGAGAGTTTATTTTGGTTGAAGTTATCAGCGAGGACGGAATTTCTGGCTGGGCCGAATCAGTAGCGATGCTTGATCCTTTATATAATGAAGAAACATTGAAATCGAATTGGCACATTCTTGAGGATTATTTGATCCCCATCCTATTACAAAATACAATCAATCACCCTGATCAGCTTACCGAACATTATTTTCAGCACATTCGTGGAAACTACATGGCAAAGGCTGCGCTTGAAGGAGCTGTTTGGGATCTTTATGCCAAAATGCAAATGGCCCCGTTAGCGACTGTAATTGGTGGAATGAAAAAAACGATTGACGTTGGCGTTAGCATTGGAATTAAAGAAAGTATAGAGGAAACATTAGAAATCATTGGCCAACGACTATCAGAGGGATATAAAAGAGTTAAGTTAAAAATCAAGCCAGGCTGGGACGTCGAATTAATAGATCGAGTTCGACAAATTCACCCAGAAATTCCGCTTATGGCTGACGCTAATTCGGCTTATACGTTAAACGATATTGATCGCTTAGCAGCCCTTGACCCGTATCATTTAATGATGATTGAGCAACCACTAGCTTATAACGATATTATTGATCACGCCGAATTACAAGCGAGACTCACCACTCCGATTTGTCTCGATGAAAGTATCCACTCTCTAGAGGATGCAAGAAAAGCGATAAAGCTTGGAAGCTGCAAAATTATTAATATTAAAATTGGTCGTGTAGGCGGAATTACTCCATCACGAAAAATACATGATTTATGCCAATCTGAAGGAATTCCACTATGGTGTGGCGGAATGCTAGAATCTGGAATCGGGCGGGCACATAATATTGCGATTACCTCATTGCCTAATTTTGTTTTACCAGGGGATACTGCTGCGTCCTCGCTTTACTGGGCGGAGGATATTATCGAACCAGAAGTAACGGTTGAGAACGGTACTATTAAGGTCCCAATTCAGCCTGGTATTGGGTATGAAGCAAGCTTAGAAAAAATCGAAAAATATACCATATCCAGTAAAATATATAAATAA
- the fabF gene encoding beta-ketoacyl-ACP synthase II — protein MKKRVVVTGIGAITPLGNDAFTTWENIKNGVSGIAPITKFDMEKFNVKVGGEVKEFNPEDYMDGKEAKRMGRYTQFAVAASKMAITDAGVKVGDNISAERIGVWIGSGIGGLDEFETQHKRFLDKGPRRVNPFIIPMLIPDMAAGRVSIELGAKGINNCSVTACASGANSIGDAFRVIQNGEVDMMVAGGTEAAITEMTIAGFSNMTALSTNPDPNSASRPFDKNRDGFVIAEGAGILILEELQHAVARGAKIYGELVGYGATGDAYHITTPAPNGEGGQRAMKLAISDAGITPEQVDYINAHGTSTYYNDLYETKAIKEVFGNAAYQLKVSSTKSMTGHLLGAAWAIEAIFSLFIINEGIIPPTINLETKDEELDLDYVPNVAIKQDVNVVLSNSLGFGGHNASLIFKKYE, from the coding sequence ATGAAAAAAAGAGTAGTCGTAACAGGTATTGGAGCTATTACTCCACTTGGAAATGATGCTTTTACCACTTGGGAAAATATTAAAAATGGGGTTTCCGGAATTGCACCCATTACAAAATTTGACATGGAGAAATTCAATGTCAAGGTTGGTGGAGAAGTAAAGGAGTTTAACCCAGAAGATTATATGGATGGAAAAGAAGCAAAAAGAATGGGTCGTTATACCCAATTCGCAGTTGCAGCAAGTAAGATGGCGATCACAGATGCAGGCGTTAAAGTAGGAGATAATATCTCAGCAGAACGTATTGGCGTTTGGATTGGCTCAGGAATAGGCGGATTGGATGAGTTTGAAACTCAGCACAAACGCTTTTTAGACAAAGGACCTAGACGGGTGAATCCTTTCATTATTCCGATGCTAATTCCAGATATGGCTGCAGGCAGGGTCTCCATTGAGCTTGGCGCAAAAGGAATCAATAATTGCTCCGTTACAGCATGTGCCTCTGGAGCAAATTCAATTGGAGACGCCTTCCGAGTCATTCAAAATGGAGAAGTTGACATGATGGTGGCAGGCGGAACAGAAGCAGCGATTACAGAAATGACGATTGCAGGCTTCTCAAATATGACTGCACTTTCTACCAATCCAGATCCTAATTCAGCAAGTAGACCGTTTGACAAAAACCGAGATGGCTTTGTCATTGCTGAAGGAGCGGGCATATTAATTTTAGAAGAGCTTCAACATGCAGTAGCTCGTGGAGCGAAAATTTATGGAGAACTTGTTGGTTACGGTGCAACAGGGGATGCTTACCATATTACAACGCCTGCACCAAATGGCGAGGGTGGGCAACGTGCGATGAAACTAGCCATAAGTGATGCAGGAATTACGCCAGAACAAGTGGATTATATTAATGCACACGGTACAAGTACGTATTATAATGACCTGTATGAAACAAAAGCGATTAAAGAGGTTTTTGGAAATGCAGCTTACCAATTAAAGGTTAGTTCCACAAAATCGATGACGGGGCATTTACTAGGAGCAGCCTGGGCAATCGAAGCTATTTTCTCTTTATTCATCATTAATGAAGGTATTATTCCACCAACCATTAATTTAGAAACAAAGGATGAAGAGCTAGATTTAGATTATGTTCCAAATGTTGCAATCAAGCAGGATGTTAATGTAGTTCTATCCAATTCATTAGGATTTGGCGGACATAATGCTTCATTAATATTTAAAAAATACGAATAA
- a CDS encoding GIY-YIG nuclease family protein: MERKKELKQLYKETKIEAGVYQIKNTKNGKIFISATRNFKTLNGKKFMLDNGSDNNNPLLQKEWTEYGSDAFEIEILEVLKPKETGYFDEKRELAKLEEKWLQQLMPYGDRGYNRQKS; the protein is encoded by the coding sequence ATGGAGCGAAAAAAAGAGCTGAAACAGCTGTATAAAGAAACAAAAATCGAAGCTGGTGTTTATCAAATCAAGAATACAAAAAACGGAAAAATCTTTATTAGTGCCACAAGAAATTTTAAAACACTAAATGGAAAGAAATTCATGTTAGATAACGGAAGCGATAATAATAACCCATTGCTTCAAAAAGAATGGACGGAATACGGCAGTGATGCCTTTGAAATAGAAATACTAGAAGTCCTCAAACCAAAAGAAACAGGATATTTTGATGAAAAGCGAGAATTAGCCAAACTAGAGGAAAAATGGTTACAACAGCTTATGCCCTATGGCGACAGAGGCTATAATCGACAGAAGTCTTAA
- a CDS encoding DUF2281 domain-containing protein gives MNEAKEKLLKLINEIPESEVADVLDFAEHLPELHLYKELTDESKDMAIQYFDCDISDEVWQDM, from the coding sequence ATGAACGAGGCAAAAGAAAAATTATTAAAGCTAATAAACGAAATTCCAGAAAGTGAAGTAGCTGATGTTTTAGACTTTGCAGAGCATTTACCAGAATTACATTTATATAAGGAATTAACTGATGAAAGTAAGGATATGGCGATCCAATATTTCGATTGCGACATCTCTGATGAAGTTTGGCAGGATATGTAG
- a CDS encoding beta-ketoacyl-ACP synthase III, which produces MKRVGIIGIGTYVPEQIVTNADLESKIDTNDEWIRTRTGIEERRIANEDIDTSHMAIIAAERALENAGLQATEIDMILVATATPDHPFPSVACMVQEALGVRNIPAMDVSAACSGFIYAIATAKPFIETDTYQNVLVIGSEKFTKTLDWSDRTTCVLFGDGAGAVVLSEVSSDKGILSVDLGADGSGADHLYIDAETGKIKMNGREVYKFAVRQMPESSLHAIDKAGLKKEDVDFLIPHQANIRIIDAARERLGLAQEKVSTTVTKHGNTSAASIPLALFSEIENGLIQDGDVIVLVGFGGGLTWGSICLKWGK; this is translated from the coding sequence ATGAAACGAGTTGGAATTATCGGAATTGGTACATATGTTCCAGAACAAATTGTTACAAACGCTGATTTAGAAAGTAAAATAGATACAAATGACGAATGGATTCGTACCAGAACAGGTATTGAAGAACGCAGAATAGCTAATGAAGATATTGACACCTCGCACATGGCGATTATCGCTGCGGAGCGAGCACTAGAAAATGCTGGACTACAGGCAACGGAAATCGATATGATTCTTGTTGCGACGGCTACACCGGATCATCCCTTTCCTTCGGTAGCTTGTATGGTGCAAGAGGCACTTGGCGTAAGAAATATTCCGGCAATGGATGTGAGTGCTGCTTGTTCTGGTTTTATATATGCAATTGCAACCGCTAAGCCATTTATTGAAACGGATACGTATCAGAATGTTTTAGTTATTGGGAGCGAGAAATTTACGAAAACGCTGGATTGGTCTGACCGGACTACCTGCGTCCTTTTTGGCGATGGGGCTGGTGCCGTTGTTCTAAGTGAAGTCTCTAGTGACAAAGGAATATTATCAGTTGATTTAGGGGCAGACGGCAGTGGTGCAGATCATTTATACATTGATGCTGAAACTGGCAAAATTAAAATGAATGGTCGCGAGGTTTATAAATTTGCTGTACGGCAAATGCCGGAGTCTAGTCTTCACGCTATTGATAAGGCTGGGCTAAAAAAAGAAGATGTCGATTTTCTAATTCCGCATCAAGCAAATATTCGTATTATCGATGCAGCAAGAGAACGATTAGGTTTAGCGCAGGAAAAGGTTTCGACCACTGTTACTAAACATGGAAATACCTCTGCAGCCTCCATTCCACTAGCATTGTTTTCGGAAATCGAAAATGGCTTGATTCAAGATGGGGATGTCATTGTCCTAGTAGGATTTGGTGGGGGCCTAACGTGGGGCTCGATCTGTTTAAAATGGGGTAAATAA
- a CDS encoding LysM peptidoglycan-binding domain-containing protein, with translation MDLFNKHQLIPVEDGYKIVLYVNKNATEFSTDLDVNQKTKLVTMDHAIQIYIKEKIPKGLVVKSVQIMMGTILLTTISIMGNDQDTAAASTSTVSTTNGSTYTVVAGDSLWGIANRFGITVNMLKSANGLTTDLLRIGQTLVIPSASATSETTNPSYSNITYQVVSGDSLWGIAKKFGTTVEAIQKTNQLTTTTLSIGQTLLIPTSATNPNPTPPPGTCTCPNHNLYGEGWR, from the coding sequence ATGGATCTATTTAATAAACACCAACTCATCCCGGTAGAAGACGGTTATAAGATCGTTTTATATGTAAATAAAAATGCTACCGAATTTAGTACCGATCTGGATGTCAATCAGAAAACTAAATTAGTAACGATGGATCATGCTATACAAATTTATATAAAAGAGAAAATCCCCAAAGGGCTAGTCGTTAAATCCGTGCAAATTATGATGGGAACAATCTTACTTACCACTATTAGTATTATGGGTAATGACCAGGATACGGCAGCTGCTTCCACTTCAACTGTGAGTACCACTAATGGATCAACGTATACGGTTGTGGCTGGTGATAGTTTATGGGGGATTGCCAATCGATTCGGTATTACTGTAAATATGTTAAAAAGCGCCAATGGTTTAACAACGGATCTCCTTCGGATTGGTCAAACATTAGTGATTCCCTCCGCATCTGCAACGAGTGAAACTACTAACCCTTCCTATAGTAATATCACCTATCAAGTTGTTTCAGGTGATAGTTTATGGGGGATTGCAAAAAAATTTGGTACCACAGTAGAGGCGATTCAAAAAACAAATCAGTTAACAACGACTACCTTATCGATTGGGCAAACATTATTGATTCCAACTTCAGCCACGAATCCCAATCCAACGCCACCACCTGGTACCTGCACCTGTCCAAACCATAACTTATACGGTGAAGGCTGGAGATAG
- a CDS encoding GntR family transcriptional regulator: MFELDLRSRKPIYEQLVDKLKELIMNEILKPDEQLPSVRMLATQLTINPNTIQKAYRELEVQGFIYSVKGKGSFVNPSNQTKDVEKIAGVKKELEKLIIEALYLGVSADELVELILKLDAAKKGGDQND, encoded by the coding sequence ATGTTTGAGCTAGACTTAAGGAGCCGAAAACCCATTTATGAACAACTCGTCGATAAGTTAAAGGAACTTATTATGAACGAAATTCTCAAACCAGATGAGCAGCTCCCATCAGTTCGGATGCTGGCAACTCAGCTCACGATTAATCCGAATACCATTCAGAAGGCTTATCGAGAATTAGAGGTTCAAGGCTTTATTTATTCTGTAAAGGGTAAAGGCAGCTTTGTCAATCCGAGTAATCAAACAAAGGATGTAGAAAAAATCGCAGGGGTGAAAAAAGAATTGGAAAAGCTGATCATAGAAGCTCTCTATCTAGGTGTTTCGGCTGATGAATTGGTCGAACTTATTCTAAAATTAGACGCTGCAAAAAAGGGAGGGGATCAAAATGATTAA
- a CDS encoding helix-turn-helix transcriptional regulator codes for MYSIQLLIHDNHEKEIISNWIHEEFQSNSKVVQSLDPTHDLQILVIEISKLLDWVFIHRLKKQNNQLLIFPIINHNLLHTAALTIKLKLPHFFVKPLKKSHFIRNIKQAMLKDHSAKEKNQSSQPIFEYHDFDDNEALQELFLRRLLRGDVTSEQEIIDSKLFSTTNSIPNTVCFIQGFVKDPYREANEGFQAPQVIQECFNKYFSRVDRQVFFVPYRKHLLMLIRVPSVYCSPRFWKEGEDLILTVIQELQDVFGIYLFIGMGSIYSEPQNLHLSYIEAKSARRTPPYNRLVLRYFDETAREPQIKKSIDYIDKHYADEITVTKVAAHINFSPTYFSRLFKKETGRSYVEYVQFIRLQRAIALIRHSDATLEQIAEELGFNTPNYFSNVFKKYVGLTPSEYPGNKRNIILLTTIFLKIWLC; via the coding sequence TTGTATAGCATTCAGCTACTCATCCATGATAATCATGAAAAGGAAATCATTTCAAACTGGATTCACGAGGAATTTCAATCAAACTCAAAAGTAGTGCAAAGTTTAGATCCGACGCATGATTTGCAAATACTTGTCATTGAAATAAGTAAACTACTTGATTGGGTGTTTATTCACAGATTAAAAAAACAAAATAATCAACTTTTAATTTTTCCAATTATTAATCACAATCTTTTACATACAGCAGCGCTGACAATCAAACTGAAATTACCTCATTTCTTTGTGAAACCACTAAAGAAAAGTCATTTCATCCGAAATATTAAACAAGCTATGCTGAAAGATCATTCTGCAAAGGAAAAAAATCAAAGTTCTCAACCAATTTTTGAATACCACGATTTCGATGATAATGAAGCCCTTCAGGAACTGTTTCTTAGGCGATTGCTTCGCGGTGATGTTACTTCTGAACAAGAAATCATTGATTCAAAACTATTTTCTACTACCAATTCGATTCCAAATACAGTCTGTTTTATTCAAGGCTTTGTAAAAGATCCTTATCGTGAAGCAAATGAGGGTTTTCAAGCTCCACAAGTAATTCAGGAGTGCTTTAATAAATATTTTTCTAGAGTTGATAGACAAGTTTTCTTTGTTCCCTATCGAAAGCACTTGCTCATGCTGATCCGTGTTCCATCCGTTTATTGCTCCCCACGGTTTTGGAAGGAAGGTGAGGATCTCATCTTAACCGTCATTCAAGAATTACAAGATGTATTCGGAATTTATCTGTTTATCGGAATGGGATCCATTTACAGTGAACCACAAAACCTGCATTTATCTTATATTGAAGCTAAATCAGCAAGGCGGACACCACCCTACAACCGTCTAGTGCTCCGATATTTTGATGAAACAGCCAGAGAACCACAAATAAAAAAGAGCATTGACTATATCGATAAACATTATGCAGATGAAATCACTGTCACAAAAGTAGCTGCTCATATTAATTTTAGTCCAACCTATTTCAGTCGGCTGTTTAAAAAAGAGACGGGTCGTAGCTATGTCGAATATGTTCAATTCATACGATTGCAAAGAGCGATCGCCTTGATTCGACACTCTGATGCAACGCTAGAACAAATTGCCGAGGAGTTAGGATTTAATACCCCAAATTATTTCAGCAATGTATTTAAAAAATATGTTGGTCTAACACCAAGCGAGTACCCGGGCAACAAAAGAAATATTATTTTATTAACAACTATTTTTTTAAAAATTTGGCTTTGTTAA
- a CDS encoding NlpC/P60 family protein, producing the protein MKAGDSLYALARQFATTVDKIKQANQLTTDIINIGQILVIPTAVTPAPTTGTESSATVIQKQLQSLGYYAVPTMTGTYDSTTIQALKNFQSDYGLTVTGTEDSATVTAIQHALVKKEIVRDTNNYIGVPYLWGGATPTGFDCSGFVYFMFNKHGVEMSRTTSSNLYLQGTPISRSKLQPGDLVYYAVNSPGVISHVGFYVGDNKFVSATSSKGIQVVSLDNSYWSQYYVGAKRIY; encoded by the coding sequence GTGAAGGCTGGAGATAGCCTTTATGCTCTAGCAAGGCAGTTTGCCACCACCGTTGATAAAATAAAGCAAGCGAATCAATTAACGACTGATATCATTAATATTGGACAAATTCTCGTCATTCCAACGGCTGTCACACCAGCCCCTACTACTGGAACTGAATCAAGTGCAACCGTCATTCAAAAACAATTGCAGTCACTTGGTTACTACGCAGTTCCAACGATGACAGGAACTTACGATTCAACCACTATTCAAGCATTAAAGAACTTTCAAAGCGATTATGGTCTCACTGTAACGGGGACAGAGGATTCCGCAACGGTAACAGCGATCCAACATGCACTAGTGAAAAAAGAAATCGTTAGAGATACAAATAATTATATCGGTGTCCCTTATTTATGGGGCGGGGCAACACCCACAGGTTTTGATTGCTCAGGCTTTGTCTATTTTATGTTTAATAAACATGGAGTAGAAATGTCAAGAACGACATCGAGTAATCTCTATTTACAGGGCACCCCTATTTCGCGGAGTAAATTACAGCCAGGGGATTTAGTTTATTATGCTGTAAATTCACCAGGTGTGATCTCGCACGTAGGTTTTTATGTTGGAGATAATAAATTTGTATCGGCAACAAGTTCCAAGGGAATCCAAGTTGTTTCTCTAGATAATTCCTATTGGTCACAATATTATGTTGGTGCCAAAAGAATCTATTAA
- a CDS encoding GNAT family N-acetyltransferase, with the protein MKNNDEDIEIRALYENSELEQVRALEAKIWGEHDSIPTHQTITAVKNGGLVLGAFSDGQLIAFQYSFPGFNGQTVYLCSHILATLPEYRNKGIGEKLKYAQREAAYKLGYELITWTYDPLESINGYLNIGKLGGRCSSYISNCYGEMEDLLNKGIPSDRFLVHWQTLAQEGPNSSIVCAESDGCSNTINSWEVQEDGLVYPGAIEYNKIPNLSTELIYVAIPKNFREIRETNHAAALSWRMQTRKIFTHLFQCGWEVTGYQKNNQPTIPVNFYVLTKREG; encoded by the coding sequence GTGAAAAACAACGATGAGGATATTGAAATACGGGCCCTATACGAAAATAGCGAACTAGAGCAGGTTCGTGCCCTTGAAGCAAAGATTTGGGGAGAACATGATTCGATTCCTACCCACCAAACGATTACCGCAGTGAAGAATGGAGGTTTGGTTTTAGGTGCCTTTTCTGATGGACAGCTGATCGCATTTCAATATAGCTTTCCTGGATTTAATGGACAAACCGTCTATCTCTGTTCGCATATTCTTGCCACTTTGCCAGAATATCGTAATAAAGGGATTGGTGAAAAATTAAAATATGCACAAAGAGAAGCGGCATATAAACTTGGTTACGAATTGATAACGTGGACGTATGACCCATTAGAAAGCATTAACGGCTATTTAAATATTGGAAAACTAGGCGGTCGATGCTCGAGTTATATATCCAATTGCTATGGAGAAATGGAGGACTTGCTAAATAAAGGAATTCCGTCTGATCGTTTTCTCGTTCATTGGCAAACCCTGGCACAGGAGGGACCAAATTCATCCATTGTTTGCGCTGAATCTGATGGATGTTCAAACACAATCAATTCGTGGGAAGTTCAAGAAGATGGATTGGTGTATCCTGGAGCAATCGAGTATAACAAAATCCCGAATCTTAGTACAGAGCTAATTTATGTAGCGATTCCGAAAAACTTCCGGGAAATTCGTGAAACCAATCATGCCGCGGCACTTTCATGGCGAATGCAAACGAGAAAGATTTTCACACACCTGTTTCAGTGTGGCTGGGAGGTTACGGGTTATCAGAAGAATAATCAGCCTACCATACCTGTGAATTTTTATGTGCTAACAAAGCGTGAAGGATAG
- a CDS encoding amidohydrolase, which yields MDPLQYIDQHKEALLNTFHELHALAEPSWEEKKTSAYIENLLRKAGLNVKTFNQHYGIIAEIPGLTQHVVALRADLDALLQEVNGVVKANHSCGHDAHSTMVLYTALSIAASGFVPKQTLRFIFQPAEEKGEGALQMIKEGALNNVFSLFGIHLRPIFEIPPMKASPVIVHGSAGTVKGTIQGIQAHASRPQDGINAIEVAAMLVEKLRNVSLETDVPYSIKMTQLQVANEASNIIPGLADFSLDLRAQTNEVMDELQKKLTQIVSEVSTLSGAKINWKLADLVPAAIQNETAKKIATQAIVDILGKENIIPVCTSNGGEDFHFYTAKSKGLKATMIGLGCGLSPGLHHPEMTFHLDALLYGTKILTKTILLASEQSS from the coding sequence TTGGATCCACTTCAGTATATTGATCAGCATAAAGAAGCATTGCTGAATACGTTTCATGAGCTACATGCACTGGCAGAGCCAAGCTGGGAGGAGAAAAAAACCTCAGCTTATATAGAAAATCTTCTTAGAAAAGCTGGACTAAATGTAAAAACCTTTAACCAACATTACGGGATTATTGCTGAGATACCTGGACTGACACAACACGTTGTTGCACTCCGTGCCGATTTAGATGCACTCTTACAAGAGGTGAACGGGGTTGTCAAAGCCAATCATTCCTGTGGTCATGATGCCCACAGCACGATGGTTTTGTACACCGCACTGTCCATTGCTGCTAGTGGTTTTGTGCCAAAGCAGACTCTACGCTTTATTTTTCAGCCTGCCGAAGAGAAGGGTGAGGGCGCACTTCAGATGATAAAAGAAGGTGCACTTAACAATGTCTTTTCTTTATTTGGAATTCATTTACGTCCAATCTTTGAAATTCCACCGATGAAAGCATCACCAGTTATTGTTCATGGATCAGCCGGAACGGTAAAAGGAACGATCCAAGGAATACAGGCCCATGCTTCAAGACCGCAGGACGGAATCAATGCGATTGAGGTTGCGGCGATGCTTGTTGAAAAATTAAGAAATGTTTCACTAGAAACAGATGTACCGTACTCAATAAAAATGACACAGCTACAGGTTGCGAATGAGGCTTCCAATATCATTCCTGGTTTGGCGGATTTCAGTCTTGATTTAAGAGCCCAAACAAATGAGGTAATGGATGAGCTTCAAAAAAAATTGACACAAATCGTGTCCGAGGTTTCAACGCTTAGCGGCGCGAAAATAAATTGGAAATTAGCTGACCTCGTACCAGCAGCCATCCAAAATGAAACGGCTAAGAAAATAGCTACACAAGCAATTGTAGACATTTTAGGTAAAGAGAATATTATCCCAGTTTGCACCTCAAATGGTGGCGAGGATTTTCATTTTTATACGGCAAAGAGTAAAGGATTAAAAGCGACAATGATCGGATTAGGGTGCGGCCTAAGTCCTGGGCTACATCATCCAGAAATGACTTTCCATTTGGATGCCTTATTATATGGAACAAAAATATTAACAAAAACGATATTGCTAGCATCAGAACAATCATCATAA